A region from the Flavobacteriales bacterium genome encodes:
- a CDS encoding Fic family protein, with translation MELLSPKYLPAYAKRQRLTLEKHVARLARKSARTGDATRWATIAGAVASSQIEGSRVSLDEYVEATSNGKRRTRDVQEVEDLVRAYGDAQRTPLTEANLLKAHATLAATIYSKKGWTPGEWRTGAVYVVGSSILGRYKIYEGPPAADVPKLMVRLMRAVKALDKATLTPTEAFYYAALLHLEFVKIHPFNDGNGRTGRLLEKWFLAKHVGPAAWLVNSELYYRNHLQQYYDALRRLGPDWATLDMDQCIPFLLLLPKGLRQK, from the coding sequence GTGGAACTGCTGAGCCCGAAATACCTGCCCGCCTACGCGAAGCGCCAGCGCCTAACGCTGGAGAAGCACGTGGCGCGTTTGGCCCGCAAGAGTGCGCGCACTGGCGATGCCACGCGCTGGGCCACCATTGCCGGGGCCGTGGCCAGCAGCCAGATCGAAGGCAGCCGCGTGAGCTTGGATGAGTACGTGGAAGCCACCAGCAATGGCAAACGCCGCACACGCGATGTGCAGGAGGTGGAGGACCTGGTGCGGGCTTACGGTGATGCCCAGCGCACACCGCTCACCGAAGCCAATTTGCTGAAAGCCCACGCCACGCTGGCCGCCACTATCTACAGCAAGAAGGGTTGGACGCCCGGCGAGTGGCGCACCGGCGCCGTGTACGTGGTGGGCAGCAGCATCCTGGGGCGCTACAAGATCTACGAAGGTCCGCCCGCCGCCGATGTACCCAAGCTGATGGTCCGGCTGATGCGCGCCGTGAAAGCCTTGGACAAGGCCACCCTCACACCCACCGAGGCCTTCTACTATGCCGCGCTGCTGCACCTGGAGTTCGTGAAGATCCACCCCTTCAACGATGGCAACGGGCGCACCGGCCGCCTGTTGGAGAAGTGGTTCCTCGCTAAGCACGTTGGTCCTGCGGCCTGGTTGGTCAACAGCGAACTCTACTACCGCAACCACTTGCAGCAGTACTACGATGCCCTGCGCCGCCTGGGCCCCGATTGGGCCACGCTGGACATGGACCAGTGCATCCCGTTCCTGCTCTTGTTGCCCAAAGGATTGCGGCAGAAATGA
- a CDS encoding DUF262 domain-containing protein, giving the protein MDVNPARENLDTVFGTLIYHIDFYQRQYKWSNEPVQRLLDDVFYKFDQEFAKHKDSDIPLERLIDDYAWYYLNTYVTNQVDGKVFIVDGQQRLTTLSLIILKLVRMADGYGSELGIWLRGKLAGQSGFKSTYRMSHEGQKEVMDHLLKSDEPLDESTYDSVTSQNLIANYRLIGQTLDAKLKDKHRFESFTFYCLRRLVLINLDVKQTDVPMVFEVINDRGVKLRPYEILKGKLLGQVDKRELNELGLNELWEEQVGAINALKSDEIDNFFTYYLKAKYANTRGEAEKFDKDYHRVMFTPELDKYLRLDHSPKQVKAFLQKEFKYFTNLYKRMYSYYQSEAAQYRHVYFNNLTDMNTQFMLVLSSCTVDDAEESEKIATIAREVDRLFCLLQLQRSYNSNSFNRVVYSISNAIRENPAAVIRKVFDTHLLELLTEAKGANAQDPLNYGLFKETGIELEKRFKRYFFARIEMFIAENTSQNMRQNIYDLVLNTGSKNGFHVEHILAENDDNRAVFNNDEELFERERNRLGGLLLLKGKDNQSSNNEKYAKKLKTYAGTLYWNETLLENTYVKKKDFKSMMERHDLKFRPMPTFGPTEVEERHRLLFDMAKIIWN; this is encoded by the coding sequence ATCGACGTAAACCCCGCGCGTGAGAACCTGGACACGGTGTTCGGTACGCTGATCTACCACATCGATTTCTACCAGCGCCAGTACAAGTGGAGCAACGAACCCGTGCAGCGCCTACTGGACGACGTGTTCTACAAATTCGATCAGGAGTTCGCAAAGCACAAGGACTCGGACATCCCGCTGGAGCGCTTGATCGATGACTATGCGTGGTACTACCTGAACACCTACGTGACCAATCAAGTAGACGGCAAGGTGTTCATCGTGGACGGCCAGCAGCGCCTTACCACGCTGTCGCTCATCATCCTGAAGCTCGTTCGCATGGCCGATGGGTACGGCTCCGAATTGGGCATTTGGTTGCGTGGAAAGCTGGCTGGGCAATCAGGCTTCAAGAGCACCTACAGGATGAGCCACGAGGGCCAGAAGGAGGTGATGGACCATTTGCTGAAGTCCGATGAGCCGTTGGATGAAAGCACCTATGACAGTGTGACTTCTCAGAACCTGATCGCGAACTACCGCCTGATAGGTCAAACGCTGGATGCCAAGCTGAAGGACAAGCACCGTTTCGAGAGCTTCACATTCTACTGCCTGCGCCGTCTTGTGCTGATCAATCTCGACGTGAAGCAGACGGATGTGCCCATGGTTTTCGAGGTGATCAACGATCGTGGGGTGAAGCTACGCCCGTACGAGATTCTCAAGGGGAAACTGCTCGGCCAGGTTGATAAGCGGGAACTGAATGAGTTAGGCTTGAATGAACTCTGGGAAGAACAGGTCGGTGCCATCAATGCGTTGAAGTCCGACGAGATCGACAACTTCTTCACGTATTACCTGAAGGCTAAGTATGCGAACACCCGGGGCGAAGCAGAGAAGTTCGACAAGGACTATCACCGGGTGATGTTCACCCCCGAACTGGACAAGTACCTGCGTCTGGACCATAGCCCGAAGCAGGTCAAGGCCTTCCTGCAGAAGGAGTTCAAGTACTTCACGAACCTGTACAAGCGCATGTACAGCTACTACCAGAGTGAAGCGGCGCAATACCGGCACGTGTACTTCAACAACCTCACAGACATGAACACGCAGTTCATGCTTGTGCTTTCCAGTTGCACGGTGGACGATGCGGAGGAATCCGAGAAGATCGCCACCATCGCCCGGGAAGTGGACCGCTTATTCTGTCTGCTCCAGTTGCAGCGCAGCTATAACAGCAACAGCTTCAACCGGGTGGTGTACAGCATCAGCAATGCAATCAGGGAAAATCCGGCCGCCGTCATACGGAAGGTCTTCGATACCCATCTACTTGAGCTGCTGACTGAGGCCAAGGGTGCAAATGCTCAGGATCCGCTCAACTATGGCCTCTTCAAGGAAACCGGGATCGAATTGGAGAAACGGTTCAAGCGCTACTTCTTCGCCCGCATCGAAATGTTCATCGCCGAGAACACCAGCCAGAACATGCGGCAGAACATATACGACCTTGTCTTGAACACCGGCAGCAAGAACGGATTCCACGTGGAGCACATCTTGGCAGAGAACGACGACAACAGGGCCGTGTTCAACAACGACGAAGAGTTGTTCGAACGCGAACGCAACAGACTTGGCGGTCTGCTCTTGCTGAAAGGCAAGGACAACCAGAGCAGCAACAATGAGAAGTACGCGAAGAAGCTGAAGACCTACGCCGGTACGCTCTACTGGAACGAAACGCTGCTGGAGAACACCTATGTGAAGAAGAAGGATTTCAAGAGCATGATGGAGCGGCACGATCTGAAGTTCCGGCCCATGCCCACGTTCGGCCCTACTGAGGTGGAGGAGCGGCATAGGCTGCTCTTTGACATGGCCAAGATCATTTGGAACTGA
- a CDS encoding restriction endonuclease subunit S has translation MGEWKEYLLDEVIEKFIDYRGKTPTKTTSGVPLITAKVVKNGTIEEPNEFISKEDYHNWMRRGYPEVDDVVITTEAPLGEVALLKSKDVALAQRIITLRAYPKKAYNPFIKYYLQSPSGQYELESRASGTTVLGIKSSVLKKLPVIIPDKDEQVAIASVLLSLDNKIDLLHRQNKTLEAMAETLFRQWFVEEAEEGWEEYVLTDIASHLKNSVNPGQHPTRIFHHYSLPAYDEGREPSPELGDTIKSSKYVVPENAVLVSKLNPRFPRVWPVRDKKHEHPISSTEFQVFVPKKDEIFGFLYCFLISKPVQDELASAASGTSGSHQRVSPDDIKALTFQAKSKQQLVDFSKVVDPLLEKIDTNKDQVANLTKLRDTLLPKLMSGEVRVEMNTMKS, from the coding sequence ATGGGTGAGTGGAAGGAATATCTGCTTGATGAGGTGATCGAGAAGTTCATCGATTACCGTGGCAAAACGCCGACCAAGACAACATCAGGTGTTCCGTTGATCACTGCTAAGGTGGTCAAGAACGGCACCATAGAGGAACCGAACGAATTCATCTCGAAGGAGGACTACCATAACTGGATGCGCCGGGGCTATCCGGAAGTGGACGATGTAGTGATTACCACCGAGGCTCCATTGGGCGAGGTGGCTTTGTTGAAGTCTAAGGATGTGGCTTTGGCACAACGCATCATCACGTTACGTGCATATCCCAAGAAGGCATACAATCCCTTCATCAAGTACTACCTGCAAAGTCCATCCGGCCAGTATGAATTGGAGTCAAGGGCATCGGGTACAACTGTGCTCGGGATCAAGTCCTCCGTGCTGAAGAAGCTGCCGGTCATCATACCGGACAAGGATGAACAGGTTGCCATCGCCTCAGTCCTTTTGAGCTTGGACAACAAGATCGATCTGCTGCACCGGCAGAACAAGACCTTGGAGGCCATGGCCGAAACGCTGTTCAGGCAGTGGTTCGTGGAGGAGGCGGAGGAGGGCTGGGAGGAATATGTACTTACAGACATTGCATCCCATTTAAAGAACAGTGTAAACCCTGGTCAGCACCCAACGCGCATCTTCCATCACTACAGTCTACCCGCGTACGATGAAGGTAGGGAGCCCTCGCCTGAATTGGGCGACACGATCAAGAGCTCGAAATATGTAGTTCCCGAGAATGCCGTACTCGTCTCCAAGCTGAACCCGCGCTTTCCCAGGGTGTGGCCGGTCCGCGACAAGAAGCATGAGCACCCCATTAGCAGCACGGAGTTCCAAGTGTTCGTCCCGAAGAAGGACGAGATTTTTGGCTTTCTGTACTGCTTCTTGATCTCGAAGCCCGTTCAGGATGAACTCGCGTCGGCGGCATCTGGAACTAGCGGAAGCCATCAGCGTGTGAGCCCGGACGACATCAAGGCGCTCACCTTCCAGGCCAAGTCGAAGCAACAACTCGTTGACTTCTCCAAGGTCGTCGACCCGCTGCTAGAGAAGATTGATACGAACAAGGACCAAGTCGCCAACCTGACGAAGCTCCGCGATACGCTGCTACCGAAACTGATGAGCGGAGAGGTGAGGGTGGAGATGAACACGATGAAATCATGA